ACGGCAGGGATTCTTTTCTTTGTCTGGCTGGTGGCGACCCCCGGCCGGGCCGCCGCCGAGGCCGCCGCTTCCCAGGTGCCTCGGATTGAGGGTAAGGGAGCCATACTCATGGAGGCGGAGACCGGGGAAGTACTGCTGGAGCAGGAGGCGGACACCCGGTGGTATCCGGCCAGCGCCACCAAGGTGATGACCCTGCTCTTGGCCCTGGAGGCGGTAAAGGAGGGACGGGCCAGCCTGGAGGACCGGGTGGTGACCAGCGAGCACGCTGCGGGTTACGGTGGGTCGCAGGTGTGGCTGGAACCCGGGGAGGCCTTCACCTTAAGGGAAATGCTTCTGGCCGTAGCCGTGGGCTCGGCCAACGACGCCAGCGCGGCGGTGGCCGAGCACCTGGCCGGCTCGGAGGCCGCCTTCGTGGAGCAAATGAATGCCAAGGCCCAGGAATTGGGAGCCCTCAACACCCACTTCGTCAACAGTCACGGACTGCACCATCCCGAACACTACACCACCGCCCGGGACCTGGCTCTGATGGCCCGCTACGCGGTGCAGCAGGTACCGGAGATAGCGGACTTCACCAGCGTGAAGGAGTATACTTTCCGGGAAAAGCCCAAGCTGGTCCTGTACAACACCAACAAGCTCCTCTGGTGGTACCCGGGTACGTTGGGTCTCAAGACCGGGACCACCCCGGAG
Above is a window of Clostridia bacterium DNA encoding:
- a CDS encoding D-alanyl-D-alanine carboxypeptidase, producing the protein MRWLGWCTAGILFFVWLVATPGRAAAEAAASQVPRIEGKGAILMEAETGEVLLEQEADTRWYPASATKVMTLLLALEAVKEGRASLEDRVVTSEHAAGYGGSQVWLEPGEAFTLREMLLAVAVGSANDASAAVAEHLAGSEAAFVEQMNAKAQELGALNTHFVNSHGLHHPEHYTTARDLALMARYAVQQVPEIADFTSVKEYTFREKPKLVLYNTNKLLWWYPGTLGLKTGTTPEAGRTLVAVAERDGLRLVSVVLGVGKPRGHFVESMKLLNYGFARYRWQEFYPAGRPVAQVRVAKGAAEKVAAVTAERVGLVLRKDGGEQGEVRVETYPEVRAPVREGQPVGAAVVYKNGREVRRVPLVAGAEVARATLWQEMGRSLGRVLILGNSATM